The Candidatus Binatia bacterium region AACCAGGCTGCGGGGCACGTTCGAGCGGCCCCGCTTGACCGACCTCCATTTGACCGGGCCGCTTTTCGGCGCCAACGAAACCAACACGACCGTCCAAGGCGAGCTGGATTTTTCCCACGCCGCCTCCTGGAGCGAAGGCGAGATGCAAACAAAAATAATCATCGATCCGCTGCCTCTCGACCCATTGAGAGCCATTCCCTTTTTCCGCCAGGCCCTTCCGGCCGCGCTGATGTTCGAAGGGCCTGTCGGAGTGTCCGGCGACATGCGGGGCCGTCTGGACGATTTGAAAATTCGCGCCACGGTCAAGGCGGGACGAAGCGAGATCGTGTACGGAAATTGGCTCAAGAAGGCCAAGGGAATTCCCGCCGTGCTCGAGCTCAATCTCGAGCGCCGGAAAGAGCGGCTCGTTGTCCACGAATCCTCGGTCGAGATTTATCAGTCGAAAATGAGATTCTCCGGCGCCCTCGACGAGCTGCCGGAGCGGTCGCTGACGCTCAGGCTCACGAGCGACGGGATGGACCTCGCCGGCTGGGACAAGCTGCTGGTGCCCCTTTCCCGTTACAACACGGCGGGAAAGCTCCGCTGGGACCTTTCGATTAAAAAAAATCTCGCCCAAGAAGGGGTCGAAATGAGCGGCGCCGTTGTCCTTGACAACGTTCAGGCGAAGGAAAAAAGGAGCGGCCGCGGCATCGAGCAGGCAACCGCGCGGATCGCCTTCCACGGCAGAGAGGCGCGCGTGGAGCGCCTCGTTCTCCGCTCCGGCTCTTCCGATATCGCCGTCGAAGGCGCGGTCGCCGACCTTTTCCAGCCCACGTTTCGCTATTCGCTTCGCTCCGCCAAACTGAACCTCGGCGATCTGACGCCCGCAGAAGCCTACAAGGCGGACGAGATGAAGTCGCTCGCGGGCAGCGGGGAGCTTCTGCTGAATGACGGAAAAATTCTCGTCCGCGGCCAACTCTCCTCCGCCGAAGGGACGCTGCAAAAAGTGGCGTACCGCAACCTGCGCGGCGAGGCCGCGTGGAGCCCCGGAGCCGTGACCTTCAAAAATTTTTCCTTCCAGGCGCTGAACGGAAATTTCCGCGCCAACGGAGCGTGGGAAACGGAGGCTCAGGATTCTTTCAAGCTGGCGCTCGAGCCCAGTTTCGAATCGGTCGATTTCAAGGCCCTGCTCGCGCAGAAGTTTCCCCGCTTCAAGGAGCGCATCGATGGCCAGCTCAACTTCAAAGCGCGGCTCAGAGCCGAAAGCAAGACCCTCGACGCGTTGCCGAAGAGCCTGGCCGGTCAAGGCGAGACCCAGCTCCGCAACGGAGCGCTGAAAGATTTCAACCTGATGCAGCTCGTCTTCGCCAACGTCTCCGGACTCCCCGGGATCGCCAAGCTGCGGGTTCCCGCCCGATTCGCGGCGCTCGCACAAAATAAAGACACGCCGTTTGAGTCTCTGACCGCGACCTTCACGGTCAAACAAGGGAGGATTTTCAGCAAGGACCTGCTCCTCGCGACGGCCGACTACAACATCATGGCCGACGGCTCGATCGGCCTGGATGAGACCATGAAATGGGACGCCACCTTGGTGATGTCGCCGCAATTCACGCAGGAGCTCGTTCAGGAATACAGAAACGCCCGCTACCTGACGGATCGCAGAGGCAGGCTCGTGGTGCCGTTCCGCGTCGAGGGCAAGCTGCCGCGCATCCAGGCCAA contains the following coding sequences:
- a CDS encoding AsmA family protein, with the translated sequence MRRKLAPLVLLLLASLLVVLGVSLNSIVEKNRGRIQEELERSSGRAVAFGELKLSFWRGPGISAKDLRIAEDPHFAATPFIQTKELRMRLRWLPLLAGRFEIDKFILDEPEIQIIRNETGALNIAGVTAPEKKPREPGEAREKKGSSAPSFSVTAVSVNHGSVDYIDRSSREPIEIRLRRLDLDAGGIAQGETTKVKMSGALFEHQGQNLRVDGKLGPWTGELPWRQIPLDLKLGCDSLLLTQLTRAVPALRIPFIRHLDATGPVAIRTRLRGTFERPRLTDLHLTGPLFGANETNTTVQGELDFSHAASWSEGEMQTKIIIDPLPLDPLRAIPFFRQALPAALMFEGPVGVSGDMRGRLDDLKIRATVKAGRSEIVYGNWLKKAKGIPAVLELNLERRKERLVVHESSVEIYQSKMRFSGALDELPERSLTLRLTSDGMDLAGWDKLLVPLSRYNTAGKLRWDLSIKKNLAQEGVEMSGAVVLDNVQAKEKRSGRGIEQATARIAFHGREARVERLVLRSGSSDIAVEGAVADLFQPTFRYSLRSAKLNLGDLTPAEAYKADEMKSLAGSGELLLNDGKILVRGQLSSAEGTLQKVAYRNLRGEAAWSPGAVTFKNFSFQALNGNFRANGAWETEAQDSFKLALEPSFESVDFKALLAQKFPRFKERIDGQLNFKARLRAESKTLDALPKSLAGQGETQLRNGALKDFNLMQLVFANVSGLPGIAKLRVPARFAALAQNKDTPFESLTATFTVKQGRIFSKDLLLATADYNIMADGSIGLDETMKWDATLVMSPQFTQELVQEYRNARYLTDRRGRLVVPFRVEGKLPRIQAKPDLQKLAQQMQKGFATKGADRAPEEGEKPPRKTSRRERSQKGLE